The Lonchura striata isolate bLonStr1 unplaced genomic scaffold, bLonStr1.mat Scaffold_498, whole genome shotgun sequence genome segment ctctctctctctctctcggcctctctttctctccccttcggaaaagccggggtacggcaccgatcaacggaaaaaaaaaaaaaaaaaaaaaaggcacatggcgtgcgcggcccacaaggacccgtgctaaccacgggcgccgggggcccgggggggggcgaggcgcgcgccgccttctcgctgccccccccccttcgaaacccaccggcatcgctcggctcggggctcgctcggccccccggctccacacaacctcggctttcgtgggcccgcacgcttctcggtgccgcggcttagggccgcgagaggaaaaggccatcggaggccgggcgggcggggccccccacagcacccgcacacgcccttgaaaaaatagcaacggaccgcccggggcagaagcgggctcggtcgccacgaccgaggaagggcgaggcgccgccgcctcgcccgcgaccttccgggggttgctctctgccgggggcttcggtccgtgctagggcgggccggccaccgcggccggcccctctctgcccgcgaaaaaaacagcccgcccgcaaggcgggtccccggcttaaggccgaggaagggggtgacttcaacagcacgcgccggtgggacggggtgccgccaccccggctccacggctcatcgggcgaccgccgtcaccgagcccctccggccacgcggcgaatgccgaggccaggccgcgcgccccaccgctgcccttccgacacggacacgctggcaaacaggtcgggagcgggggaaccgggcgccgccaccgcggcgggctggccgggccttgctcggggaggaggctctcgggcgagggccggggaaaaaaaaagcccggccgcgtcgacccccggctgccggccactgccaccggaccggctgccggaaaaatgcctgccggagcgggccccggcttaaggccaggcggaaaagggacgaggcgccgccgcctcacctgccaccgatcgtcccaggggggccgcccccccttcaaccgggccggcacggcagccgaccggagcggagcaacacacacgcggggcttctcaccgcctcgctgcggccagcgagcggcttctcgacacggtctttcgggccgtctctctcggctctcggctctctctctggtggcccttcacactgcccattctcttctctctggcttctcgggcagctctccccccgaaagagcgccctgggcaggacgggaaccgggaccaagccacgcggctcacccggcctaggcggcactcgctctgccccgacgaccgcgcggcgcggccgccctatcctccgccttgcgacgcaggcaccctggaaacctgcggggacgcggcccgtcacctcgctcccaatatacggaaagataagtccaaggccgccgacgcctccaaggagacgagtggaagtcgaccgggagggtgcgccagcgcaggccgaccgctacgtcgacatagccggaggcagcctggaacagcgaccccttggtgaacttccgcaggcggccgcgacaccaggtctacccgggcggacggagaccaggtctaccccggctccgggataccaggtctaccccggccgccgggtacaaggtctaccccgtctccgggataccaggtctaccccggccgccgggtacaaggtctaccccgtctcctggataccaggtctaccccggccgccgggtacaaggtctaccccggctcctggataccaggtctaccccggccgccgggtacaaggtctaccccgtctccgggataccaggtctaccccggccgccgggtacaaggtctaccccgtctcctggataccaggtctaccccggccgccgggtacaaggtctaccccggctcctggataccaggtctaccccggccgccgggtacaaggtctaccccgtctccgggataccaggtctaccccggccgccgggtacaaggtctaccccgtctcctggataccaggtctaccccggccgccgggtacaaggtctaccccgtctccgggataccaggtctaccccggccgccgggtacaaggtctaccccggccgccgggtacaaggtctaccccggctccgggataccaggtctaccccggccgccgggtacaaggtctaccccgtctcctggataccaggtctaccccggccgccgggtacaaggtctaccccgtctccggggtaccaggtctaccccggccgccgggtacaaggtctaccccgtctcctggataccaggtctaccccggccgccgggtacaaggtctaccccgtctccggggtaccaggtctaccccggccgccgggtacaaggtctaccccgtctccgggataccaggtctaccccggccgccgggtacaaggtctaccccgtctccgggataccaggtctaccccggccgccgggtacaaggtctaccccgtctccgggataccaggtctaccccggccgccgggtacaaggtctaccccggctccgggataccaggtctaccccggccgccgggtacaaggtctaccccggctccgggataccaggtctaccccggccgccgggtacaaggtctaccccggctccgggataccaggtctaccccggccgccgggtacaaggtctaccccggctcctggataccaggtctaccccggccgccgggtacaaggtctaccccgtctcctggataccaggtctaccccggccgccgggtacaaggtctaccccggctcctggataccaggtctaccccggccgccgggtacaaggtctaccccgtctccgggataccaggtctaccccggccgccgggtacaaggtctaccccgtctccgggataccaggtctaccccggccgccgggtacaaggtctaccccgtctccgggataccaggtctaccccggccgccgggtacaaggtctaccccggctcctggataccaggtctaccccggccgccgggtacaaggtctaccccggctcctggataccaggtctaccccggccgccgggtacaaggtctaccccggctcctggataccaggtctaccccggccgccgggtacaaggtctaccccggctcctggataccaggtctaccccggccgccgggtacaaggtctaccccggctccgggataccaggtctaccccggccgccgggtacaaggtctaccccgtctccgggataccaggtctaccccggccgccgggtacaaggtctaccccggctcctggataccaggtctaccccggccgccgggtacaaggtctaccccggctcctggataccaggtctaccccggccgccgggtacaaggtctaccccgtctccgggataccaggtctaccccggccgccgggtacaaggtctaccccgtctccgggataccaggtctaccccggccgccgggtacaaggtctaccccgtctcctggataccaggtctaccccggccgccgggtacaaggtctaccccggctccgggataccaggtctaccccggccgccgggtacaaggtctaccccgtctccgggataccaggtctaccccggccgccgggtacaaggtataccccgtctcctggataccaggtctaccccggccgccgggtacaaggtctaccccggctcctggataccaggtctaccccggccgccgggtacaaggtctaccccgtctccgggataccaggtctaccccggccgccgggtacaaggtctaccccggctccgggataccaggtctaccccggccgccgggtacaaggtctaccccgtctcctggataccaggtctaccccggccgccgggtacaaggtctaccccggctcctggataccaggtctaccccggccgccgggtacaaggtctaccccgtctcctggataccaggtctaccccggccgccgggtacaaggtctaccccggctcctggataccaggtctaccccggccgccgggtacaaggtctacccggtctccgggataccaggtctaccccggccgccgggtacaaggtctaccccgtctccgggataccaggtctaccccggccgccgggtacaaggtctaccccgtctccgggataccaggtctaccccggccgccgggtacaaggtctaccccgtctacgggataccaggtctaccccggccgccgggtacaaggtctaccccgtctccgggataccaggtctaccccggccgccgggtacaaggtctaccccgtctcctggataccaggtctaccccggccgccgggtacaaggtctaccccggctcctggataccaggtctaccccggccgccgggtacaaggtctaccccggctcctggataccaggtctaccccggccgccgggtacaaggtctaccccggctcctggataccaggtctaccccggccgccgggtacaaggtctagcccggctccgggataccaggtctaccccggccgccgggtacaaggtataccacgtctcctggataccaggtctaccccggccgccgggtacaaggtctaccccggctcctggataccaggtctaccccggccgccgggtacaaggtctaccccggctccgggataccaggtctaccccggccgccgggtacaaggtataccacgtctcctggataccaggtctaccccggccgccgggtacaaggtctaccccggctcctggataccaggtctaccccggccgccgggtacaaggtataccccgtctcctggataccaggtctaccccggccgccgggtacaaggtctaccccggctcctggataccaggtctaccccggccgccgggtacaaggtctaccccggctcctggataccaggtctaccccggccgccgggtacaaggtctaccccggctcctggataccaggtctaccccggccgccgggtacaaggtctaccccgtctccgggataccaggtctaccccggccgccgggtacaaggtctaccccggctcctggataccaggtctaccccggccgccgggtacaaggtttaccccggctccgggataccaggtgtagcccggggggccggacaacgggtctaccccggcgcccggaggaaaagtctattccggggccatggcaagaggtatttccccatacccgggtagtagagcgtttctcaatggccggctttacctttttttgcctggtgggggtggggggggcgggcgcgagggggggggctcggtgtgggtttttgtggggggtgggggaatgtgcgttgcgggacttttggttcgagttttctgggtttgttttaggagttacggggttatccctttgttttttgtggcttggttccccttggtctggtttggggttcgggtttcatttcccgcgcttcccctttcctcccttctcgaagagaacgactcttctgttccctcggcgcaagaaactgatccggaaaaggaattttcttggcgaactttatttctttccctctggtacccagagcgatcccagaccaagctgacaggcagcctgcgtcagcctgccgtcgaagcagcgtcagcagccccctccgcccggggtgccgcgcagccctacccggccgaacggaatttcagtggggccagcgcgcaagggaagcgagggagggagggagggacgggggggcgagggggggaagggagggagagagagacagagagagaggggcacggtgacacacacgccggctccacacactcgcaatccgacgccgccccctcagagcccgcccatcgacggttgggggcgccccgcctgaagactttccccgcctccgcccatcgacggttgggggcgccccgccctgccccatcagactccccggcgccgctcgcagactactttccccacccccgtcgccgtcccccgcccgctctctcctcggccggttcgcacacccgcagcggcgggagggccaggagcgggccgacaccgaggaaggcgggtccttcggccagcagggccggggcccgcggcagaggcggcccctttgccgagaagccttctcttcggctctcgcccagccttctgctttgacggccttctttccttgacgctccagcccggcctggccccgtccgagcccggggcaggacggcagcggggtgggggggaggggggtcgagcggctgaaggcagtgagggatccggagacggaggcaggagccgggccgctgtcgctttgggcacggaggaggcgggagcgctgccggctcccaacggccggctccttccctctctagaccggcgccgggcggccggagggtgGGTCGTGCGCGGGACAGCAGGTCCGCCCGGGACACCAGGGCGACAGGTCTGCCGCAGCAGCAgggcggccggaggccgggcccggagtaggacgacaggtctaccccggctcccggaagaccaggtctaccccgaggcttccgtgcacctggtctaccccggctcccggaacaccaggtctaccccggctccaggggaacaggcctaccccggcgcccggaattccaggtctaccccggctcccggaagaccaggtctaccccggctccaggagaacaggcctaccccggcgcccggaattccaggtctaccccggctcccggaagaccaggtctaccccggcgcccggaagaccaggtctaccccgaggcttccgtgcaccaggtctaccccggcgcccggaagaccaggtctaccccgaggcttccgtgcaccaggtctaccccggcgcccggaacaccaggtctaccccggctccaggggaacaggcctaccccggcgcccggaattccaggtctaccccggcgcccggaagaccaggtctaccccgaggcttccgtgcaccaagtctaccccagcgctcggaacaccaggtctaccccggctcccggaacaccaggtctaccccggctccaggggaacaggcctaccccggcgcccggaattccaggtctaccccggcgcccggaagaccaggtctaccccgaggcttccgtgcaccaagtctaccccggcgctcggaacaccaggtctaccccggctcccggaacaccaggtctaccccggctccaggggaacaggcctaccccggcgcccggaattccaggtctaccccggctcccggaagaccaggtctaccccggctccaggagaacaggcctaccccggcgcccggaattccaggtctaccccggctcccggaagaccaggtctaccccggcgcccggaagaccaggtctaccccgaggcttccgtgcaccaggtctaccccggcgcccggaagaccaggtctaccccgaggcttccgtgcaccaggtctaccccggcgcccggaacaccaggtctaccccggctccaggggaacaggcctaccccggcgcccggaattccaggtctaccccggcgcccggaagaccaggtctaccccgaggcttccgtgcaccaagtctaccccggcgctcggaacaccaggtctaccccggctcccggaacaccaggtctaccccggctccaggggaacaggcctaccccggcgcccggaattccaggtctaccccggcgcccggaagaccaggtctaccccgaggcttccgtgcaccaagtctaccccggcgctcggaacaccaggtctaccccggctcccggaagaccaggtctaccccgaggcttccgtgcaccaggtctaccccggctcccggaacaccaggtctaccccggcgccgggcggccggaggcctaagtccgcctccaggacaccaggtctacctagcccggcgcctggcctcgcgaggaccacgtccggtgccgggacagcaggcctgccgcccggccgagcggccgagcggccggaggacaagtccggcccgggtgcgcagctctgtgcgagggctgggtggcgctaggctgaggccagccttagacgatatcaggtctaccccggcgccgggcgtctGGCCGTGGGCCGGAGCTAGTCTACCCCCctcgcccctctctctctctcttcccccccacccggcgTGCCAGGCAGACCGAGTCCGCTTTGCGGACACGGTCTACCCGGCACCCGGCCGGGAaagggcgggagccgcccgggcagccgcgcgctgtccctcgctcccccagctcgctgctgctgctgctgctgctgctgctgctgctgctgctgctgctgctgctgctgctgctgctgctgctgggggcgcgACGCGCGGCCGCCCTGCCGCTTGGGCCCCGGAACGCCagttaccaggtctacccccacgcccggagacggcagccaacgggctccccctccccaccgcgtccccgcgcggtagggggggaaacccgccgccgccgcccgcgcacgcgcgcgcgaggccaagccccctgccccgcgtctcgggcctgggacccgcgcggagggaagtcgaggcccgcgcgcgcgccgcccccgg includes the following:
- the LOC144248726 gene encoding uncharacterized protein LOC144248726, whose product is MFNCCSHGTLLHFGLQSSRLNICYYHQDLHLRRLHPGPRPRLRGAPQRPSYSSRPSPRGHRTAGDGRDDRSTPAPGRPGLPRGFRAPGLPRLPEHQVYPGSRGTGLPRRPEFQVYPGSRKTRSTPAPGEQAYPGARNSRSTPAPGRPGLPRRPEDQVYPEASVHQVYPGARKTRSTPRLPCTRSTPAPGTPGLPRLQGNRPTPAPGIPGLPRRPEDQVYPEASVHQVYPGARKTRSTPRLPCTKSTPALGTPGLPRLPEHQVYPGSRGTGLPRRPEFQVYPGSRKTRSTPAPGEQAYPGARNSRSTPAPGRPGLPRRPEDQVYPEASVHQVYPGARKTRSTPRLPCTRSTPAPGTPGLPRLQGNRPTPAPGIPGLPRRPEDQVYPEASVHQVYPGARNTRSTPAPGTPGLPRLQGNRPTPAPGIPGLPRRPEDQVYPEASVHQVYPGARNTRSTPAPGRPGLPRGFRAPGLPRLPEHQVYPGAGRPEA